A window of the Streptomyces sp. Ag109_O5-10 genome harbors these coding sequences:
- the glgB gene encoding 1,4-alpha-glucan branching enzyme, producing the protein MTSNNPVSVADGDRERLLHGTHHDPHSVLGAHPVPGGIAVRAFRPYARTVTAVAGSDLRAELHDDGDGFFSALLPLSEVPVYRLLVEYDGTVQETEDAYRFLPTLGDLDLHLIGEGRHERLWEALGAHPVTHQGVPGTRFTVWAPNARGVRVAGDFNFWDGTGAPMRSLGSSGIWELFLPGIGEGELYKFEITRPDGSRTLRADPMARRTEVPPQTSSIVTASRHEWDDAEWMAHRGDTPVHEAPFSVYEVHLPSWRPGLTYRELAAQLPAYVSDLGFTHVELMPVAEHPFGGSWGYQVTGFYAPTARLGTPDDFKYLVDALHRAGIGVLMDWVPAHFPRDDWALAEFDGRPLYEHADPLRAAHPDWGTLEFDFGRREVRNFLVANAVYWCEEFHIDGLRVDAVASMLYLDYSREPGQWTPNEHGGRENLDAVAFLQEMNATVYRRSPGVVTIAEESTAWEGVTRATDGGGLGFGLKWNMGWMHDSLEYMSHEPVHRRYHHHEMTFSMVYAYSENYVLPISHDEVVHGKRSLVSKMPGDWWQQRANDRAYLAFMWAHPGKQLLFMGQEFAQGAEWSEAHGPDWWLLDPEYGAAADHRGVRDLVRDLNIVYRATPALWQRDTAPDGFQWIVGDAAEDNVFAFLRLDAEGTPLLAVSNLSPVVRDYRLGVPEEIPAWHETLNTDLARYGGSDVTNPDPVKPEPLGSHGRPASIRLTLPPLATVWLRPA; encoded by the coding sequence GTGACCTCCAACAACCCCGTGTCCGTAGCCGACGGCGACCGCGAACGGCTGCTGCACGGCACCCACCACGACCCGCACTCGGTGCTGGGCGCGCATCCGGTCCCGGGCGGGATCGCCGTCCGCGCCTTCCGCCCGTACGCCCGCACGGTGACGGCCGTAGCGGGCAGTGATCTGCGGGCCGAACTGCACGACGACGGCGACGGCTTCTTCTCCGCCCTGCTGCCCCTCTCCGAGGTGCCGGTCTACCGGCTGCTCGTGGAGTACGACGGGACGGTCCAGGAGACGGAGGACGCGTACCGCTTCCTGCCCACCCTCGGCGACCTGGACCTGCACCTGATCGGCGAGGGCCGGCACGAGCGGCTGTGGGAGGCGCTCGGCGCGCACCCGGTCACGCACCAGGGCGTGCCGGGCACCCGGTTCACGGTGTGGGCGCCGAACGCGCGGGGGGTTCGGGTGGCCGGCGATTTCAACTTCTGGGACGGCACCGGGGCTCCGATGCGCTCGCTCGGCTCCTCCGGGATCTGGGAGCTGTTCCTGCCGGGCATCGGCGAGGGCGAGCTGTACAAGTTCGAGATCACCCGGCCGGACGGCTCCCGGACGCTGCGGGCGGACCCGATGGCCCGGCGGACCGAGGTACCGCCGCAGACGTCGTCGATCGTCACCGCCTCCCGGCACGAGTGGGACGACGCGGAGTGGATGGCGCACCGCGGCGACACCCCCGTGCACGAGGCCCCGTTCTCGGTCTACGAGGTGCACCTGCCGTCCTGGCGCCCCGGCCTGACCTACCGCGAACTGGCGGCGCAGCTGCCCGCCTACGTCAGCGACCTGGGCTTCACGCACGTGGAGCTGATGCCGGTCGCCGAGCATCCCTTCGGTGGCTCCTGGGGCTACCAGGTCACCGGCTTCTACGCGCCGACGGCCCGGCTCGGCACCCCCGACGACTTCAAGTACCTGGTCGACGCGCTGCACCGGGCCGGCATCGGCGTGCTGATGGACTGGGTGCCGGCGCACTTCCCGCGGGACGACTGGGCGCTGGCGGAGTTCGACGGCCGCCCGCTGTACGAGCACGCGGACCCGCTGCGGGCCGCGCATCCGGACTGGGGCACCCTGGAGTTCGACTTCGGCCGCCGCGAGGTGCGCAACTTCCTGGTGGCGAACGCCGTGTACTGGTGCGAGGAGTTCCACATCGACGGCCTGCGCGTCGACGCGGTCGCCTCGATGCTCTACCTCGACTACTCGCGCGAGCCGGGCCAGTGGACGCCGAACGAGCACGGCGGCCGGGAGAACCTGGACGCGGTGGCGTTCCTCCAGGAGATGAACGCGACGGTCTACCGCCGGTCCCCGGGCGTGGTCACGATCGCCGAGGAGTCGACGGCGTGGGAGGGCGTGACCCGCGCCACCGACGGCGGCGGTCTCGGCTTCGGCCTGAAGTGGAACATGGGCTGGATGCACGACTCGCTGGAGTACATGTCCCACGAGCCCGTCCACCGCAGGTACCACCACCACGAGATGACCTTTTCGATGGTGTACGCGTACAGCGAGAACTACGTGCTGCCCATCTCCCACGACGAGGTCGTGCACGGCAAACGCTCGCTGGTCTCGAAGATGCCCGGCGACTGGTGGCAGCAGCGCGCCAACGACCGTGCCTACCTGGCCTTCATGTGGGCCCACCCCGGCAAGCAGCTCCTCTTCATGGGGCAGGAGTTCGCGCAGGGCGCGGAGTGGTCGGAGGCGCACGGCCCGGACTGGTGGCTGCTCGACCCGGAGTACGGCGCGGCGGCCGACCACCGGGGCGTGCGGGACCTGGTCCGCGACCTGAACATCGTGTACCGGGCGACCCCGGCGCTCTGGCAGCGGGACACGGCACCCGACGGTTTCCAGTGGATCGTGGGCGACGCGGCGGAGGACAACGTCTTCGCGTTCCTGCGCCTGGACGCCGAGGGCACCCCGCTGCTCGCCGTCTCCAACCTCTCCCCCGTGGTCCGCGACTACCGCCTGGGCGTCCCGGAGGAGATCCCCGCCTGGCACGAGACCCTCAACACCGACCTGGCCCGCTACGGCGGCAGCGACGTCACCAACCCCGACCCGGTCAAACCGGAGCCGCTGGGCAGCCACGGCCGCCCCGCGAGCATCCGGCTGACCCTGCCGCCGCTGGCTACGGTGTGGCTGCGGCCTGCCTGA
- a CDS encoding AAA family ATPase, with translation MRHEQEFIDGLYARVDALRGDTEDSVADALALGDKPMQARLERDILVAERSGLLAALNAVDGSLCFGRIDLTSGTKHHIGRIGLRLDDAERTPVLVDWRAAVARPFYLATGHTPMGLRRRRHIATDGRRVAALHDEILDLGDRERTGHEDPSGDAVLLAALNSARTGRMSDIVQTIQAEQDEIIRAPHRGVLVVEGGPGTGKTAVALHRAAFLLYEYRELLAKRAVLIVGPNPAFLGYIGEVLPSLGETGVLLATVGELFPGVKATASDTPGAAAVKGRADMADVLAAAVRDRQALPDPVLTIEHDREVLMLDDGLVNMARERTRAARLPHNVAREHFEGHILNTLTDLYAERVGTDPFDGSSLLDPADITQIRDELAENPEVWSAIDQLWPRLTPQRLVADFLAAPEGYLSDEDAAAVRRPVTRTWTVSDVPLLDEAAELLGVDERVARARAERERETQIAYAQGVLDVSYASRTYEFDDKEDSDPEASEVLSAHDIIDAERFAERHEEEDFRSAAERAAADRTWAFGHIIVDEAQELSPMAWRLLMRRSPTRSMTLVGDPAQTAEAAGVGSWADILQPYVQDRWEHTRLGVNYRTPSEIMDLAAAVVRAEHPDFEPPSSVRSTGVRPWIRQAYDDLPGAVGKAVAELAPAEGRLAVIAPRDLHRTLAARLDGVTAGAEPDLTRTVVLLDPRQAKGLEFDSVLVVEPARYGTSDLYVALTRATQRLGVLYTGGLPDGLRQAAATP, from the coding sequence TTGCGCCATGAGCAGGAATTCATCGACGGACTGTACGCGCGGGTGGACGCCCTGCGCGGCGACACCGAGGACTCGGTCGCGGACGCCCTCGCCCTCGGCGACAAGCCGATGCAGGCCCGCCTGGAGCGGGACATCCTGGTCGCCGAGCGCTCCGGGCTGCTCGCCGCGCTGAACGCCGTCGACGGCTCGCTGTGCTTCGGCCGCATCGACCTGACCTCCGGTACGAAGCACCACATCGGGCGGATCGGGCTGCGCTTGGACGACGCCGAGCGCACCCCGGTCCTCGTCGACTGGCGTGCCGCGGTCGCCCGCCCCTTCTACCTGGCCACCGGCCACACCCCGATGGGCCTGCGCCGCCGCCGGCACATCGCCACCGACGGCCGCCGGGTCGCCGCCCTGCACGACGAGATCCTCGACCTCGGCGACCGCGAGCGCACCGGCCACGAGGACCCGTCCGGCGACGCGGTGCTGCTCGCCGCGCTCAACTCGGCCCGCACCGGCCGGATGAGCGACATCGTGCAGACCATCCAGGCCGAGCAGGACGAGATCATCCGGGCGCCCCACCGCGGGGTCCTGGTCGTCGAGGGCGGCCCGGGCACGGGAAAGACGGCGGTCGCGCTGCACCGCGCCGCCTTCCTCCTCTACGAGTACCGGGAGCTGCTCGCCAAGCGCGCGGTCCTGATCGTCGGCCCGAATCCCGCCTTCCTCGGCTACATCGGCGAGGTGCTGCCCTCGCTGGGCGAGACCGGTGTGCTGCTGGCGACGGTCGGGGAGCTGTTCCCCGGCGTGAAGGCGACGGCGTCCGACACACCCGGGGCGGCCGCCGTGAAGGGCCGCGCCGACATGGCCGACGTGCTGGCCGCGGCCGTACGCGACCGGCAGGCGCTGCCCGACCCCGTCCTCACGATCGAGCACGACCGCGAGGTGCTGATGCTCGACGACGGCCTGGTCAACATGGCCCGCGAGCGCACCCGCGCCGCCCGGCTCCCGCACAACGTGGCCCGCGAGCACTTCGAGGGCCACATCCTCAACACCCTCACCGACCTCTACGCCGAACGCGTCGGCACCGACCCCTTCGACGGCAGCAGCCTGCTCGACCCCGCCGACATCACACAGATCCGCGACGAACTCGCCGAGAACCCCGAGGTCTGGTCCGCCATCGACCAGCTGTGGCCGCGGCTGACCCCGCAGCGCCTGGTCGCCGACTTCCTCGCCGCCCCCGAGGGGTACCTGAGCGACGAGGACGCGGCCGCCGTCCGCCGCCCGGTGACCCGGACCTGGACGGTCTCGGACGTCCCCCTCCTCGACGAGGCCGCGGAGCTGCTCGGCGTGGACGAGCGGGTCGCCCGGGCCCGCGCCGAACGCGAGCGCGAGACCCAGATCGCCTACGCCCAGGGCGTCCTCGACGTCTCCTACGCGTCCCGGACCTACGAGTTCGACGACAAGGAGGACAGCGACCCCGAGGCCTCCGAGGTGCTGTCCGCGCACGACATCATCGACGCCGAGCGGTTCGCCGAGCGCCATGAGGAGGAGGACTTCCGCAGCGCGGCCGAGCGGGCCGCGGCCGACCGCACCTGGGCGTTCGGGCACATCATCGTGGACGAGGCGCAGGAGCTGTCCCCGATGGCGTGGCGGCTCCTCATGCGGCGCAGCCCGACCCGCTCCATGACCCTGGTCGGCGACCCCGCCCAGACCGCGGAGGCGGCCGGCGTCGGATCCTGGGCGGACATCCTCCAGCCGTACGTGCAGGACCGCTGGGAGCACACCCGCCTCGGCGTCAACTACCGCACCCCGTCCGAGATCATGGACCTCGCGGCGGCCGTGGTCCGCGCCGAGCACCCGGACTTCGAGCCGCCGAGCTCGGTCCGCTCGACGGGCGTACGGCCGTGGATCCGGCAGGCGTACGACGACCTCCCGGGCGCCGTCGGGAAGGCGGTCGCCGAACTCGCCCCCGCCGAAGGCCGGCTGGCCGTGATCGCCCCCCGCGACCTGCACCGCACCCTCGCCGCCCGGCTGGACGGCGTCACGGCCGGCGCCGAACCCGATCTGACGCGGACCGTCGTCCTGCTCGACCCGCGCCAGGCCAAGGGCCTCGAATTCGACTCCGTCCTCGTGGTGGAACCCGCCCGCTACGGCACCAGCGACCTGTACGTGGCCCTGACCCGGGCCACCCAGCGGCTGGGCGTGCTGTACACCGGCGGCCTGCCGGACGGGCTCAGGCAGGCCGCAGCCACACCGTAG
- a CDS encoding DUF2127 domain-containing protein has product MAIDWDRRHCARKGHVTYAPDDPRLRVRLHAQTAVGEAWRCLRCGDFALGEPHGSGPAADAPLVPRGKVLRDLFILRFLALERAVRGVFIVLVAVAVWKFSNSQDAVRRLFNEYLDTFRPVFKHFHYDLDHSPVVGSIQKAFGYKHSTLLLVAGLLLAYALIELVEAVGLWYAKRWAEYLTVVATAAFLPLEIWELTEKVSYLKIATLVLNILAVLYIALAKRLFGLRGGRRAFDEERQSASLLEVEESAGVEPSLP; this is encoded by the coding sequence ATGGCGATCGACTGGGACCGTCGGCACTGCGCGCGCAAGGGGCATGTGACCTATGCCCCGGACGACCCGCGGCTGCGGGTGCGGCTGCACGCGCAGACCGCGGTGGGGGAGGCCTGGCGGTGTCTGCGCTGCGGCGACTTCGCGCTCGGCGAGCCGCACGGCTCCGGGCCCGCCGCGGACGCCCCGCTGGTGCCGCGCGGGAAGGTGCTGCGGGACCTGTTCATCCTGCGGTTCCTCGCGCTCGAGCGGGCCGTGCGCGGGGTGTTCATCGTGCTGGTCGCGGTCGCGGTGTGGAAGTTCAGCAACAGCCAGGACGCGGTGCGCAGGCTCTTCAACGAGTATCTGGACACCTTCCGGCCGGTCTTCAAGCACTTCCACTACGACCTCGACCACTCACCGGTCGTCGGGTCCATCCAGAAGGCCTTCGGCTACAAGCACTCCACGCTGCTGCTGGTGGCCGGACTGCTGCTGGCGTACGCGCTGATCGAACTCGTCGAGGCGGTCGGGCTCTGGTACGCCAAGCGGTGGGCGGAGTACCTGACGGTGGTCGCCACCGCCGCCTTCCTGCCGCTGGAGATCTGGGAACTCACCGAGAAGGTCAGCTATCTGAAGATCGCGACCCTGGTGCTGAACATCCTCGCGGTGCTCTACATCGCCCTCGCCAAGCGGCTGTTCGGGCTGCGCGGCGGACGCCGGGCCTTCGACGAGGAACGGCAGAGCGCCTCGCTGCTGGAGGTCGAGGAGTCCGCGGGGGTCGAGCCGAGCTTGCCTTGA
- a CDS encoding MerR family transcriptional regulator, with protein sequence MRIGELAARAGTTTRALRYYEARGLLPARRAGNGHRTYDESDLRLLTQIRTLQDFGFELEETRPFVECLRAGHPEGDTCPASLAVYRRKLAELDSLIGELQAVRATVGAQLERAERAREVLAAEALVPGGPEPTCELGGTGR encoded by the coding sequence ATGCGAATCGGCGAGCTGGCCGCACGGGCCGGGACCACCACGCGGGCCCTGCGGTACTACGAGGCACGCGGGCTGCTGCCCGCGCGGCGGGCCGGGAACGGGCACCGGACGTACGACGAGAGCGACCTGAGGCTGCTCACGCAGATACGGACGCTGCAGGACTTCGGGTTCGAGCTGGAGGAGACCCGGCCGTTCGTGGAGTGCCTGCGGGCCGGGCACCCGGAGGGCGACACCTGCCCGGCGTCGCTCGCGGTCTACCGGCGCAAGCTGGCGGAGCTGGACTCACTGATCGGTGAGTTGCAGGCCGTGCGGGCGACGGTCGGGGCCCAGTTGGAGCGGGCCGAGCGGGCGCGGGAGGTGCTGGCCGCCGAGGCGCTGGTTCCGGGGGGTCCGGAGCCGACCTGTGAACTGGGAGGGACCGGGCGATGA
- a CDS encoding co-chaperone YbbN yields MAEVTDADFAAEVIGAELPVLVEFTADWCPPCRQMGPVLTALAAEEGGRLKVVQLDVDTNPETTNAYKVLSMPTFMVFRGGEPVRSMVGARPKRRLLEELADVLPDVLR; encoded by the coding sequence GTGGCCGAGGTGACGGACGCGGACTTCGCGGCGGAGGTGATCGGGGCGGAGCTGCCGGTGCTGGTGGAGTTCACCGCCGACTGGTGCCCGCCGTGCCGGCAGATGGGCCCGGTGCTCACGGCCCTCGCGGCGGAGGAGGGCGGGCGACTGAAGGTGGTCCAGCTGGACGTGGACACCAATCCGGAGACGACGAACGCGTACAAGGTGCTGTCGATGCCGACGTTCATGGTGTTCCGGGGCGGCGAGCCGGTGCGGTCGATGGTGGGCGCCCGGCCCAAGCGCCGGCTGCTCGAGGAGCTGGCCGACGTACTGCCCGACGTGCTGCGCTGA